Proteins co-encoded in one Cataglyphis hispanica isolate Lineage 1 chromosome 4, ULB_Chis1_1.0, whole genome shotgun sequence genomic window:
- the LOC126848885 gene encoding kalirin isoform X3, producing MDGTRAAEVLPLLQERLAILPGGRDRRGGPVLLFPSTPRRERAKPEDYRRLLQYLFAIPSDEARGLRFTVIVDMRGTTWDSVKPILKVLHEHFHRIVHVAFLIKPENFWQKQRTSLGKQKKYNFEINTISLEALVKVIDPSQLTSDLDGSLQYDHAQWIDTRLVVEDFTWQAADLLDRLDDLQEDLSRNDFADDVAGAKHGIDLHNEMKKKIMKVPVEDIEVVGQRLLQRFNNSTAATGGEGGSIDNGAASCVDSDGRALATLVIQHLDSVHAAQQHLLQLWHIKKMKLDQCFQLRLFEQDCEKMFDWICHNREAFLASYVEIGRSYQLAKNLQEEHKHFTMSSMNVYVNINKILTMAGKLLETQHYAAGHVRAVAGRLDRAWKEFAAGLDERTAVLSLSVVFHHKAEQYVDNVTGWSQACEISNLPNEIPVLESHIRQHQTLYEAMCQAYTEVYNTYQALLSGLGSMLQVCHNVNARSSGLDTFRVDYGQDGHNIDSYTGTSGNPAADYSEGASHVLAVIHQILGHHRALEARWHARKVKLHQRLALKLFQEDVKQVLDWLTNHGEVFIRKNTGVGRNLQKARVYQKSHEHFENVAQNTYTNATKLLTAAEELAHTGECAPDEIYAVAQELETHVSSFAARVEQRRRRLDLAVVFYTHEKELIGWVDELRQEMQQDEVAENLETAERLLEQCAQHRSSCLEACASTIAQGEALLQELREATDAPDTTGSISAVESALDRLASLRQELEDLWATKKLRLELCLRLRVFERDALEASGQLEMWAQELQGPPREGSPEQLLRVHNDGVAHMQNTAFQILHRGQELAQVLEEAGVCIMADGQHSAAARVQVLLEFLNERELDAEDLAEMRRVRLEQASQLLQLQTDASHVIKWIRNGESILLASLRIPDDFEDAEQLGKEHYHFQLAITNTHASAVQVKHKADSLISGNHYDPKSIREVAEDVTKRWQQLVTCAEERHKLITASLNFYKTVDSVRSVLDSLELQYNVDDDWCADGEKAAGIPANITRHQEQKEAFLKACTLVRRTGETFLKYINRSLQFYSYHANSAGSANKVKNILEELVSKENKVLEFWTQRKKRLDQCHQYVLFERSAKQALEWIKETGELYLATHTNVGKNRIENEQLLQEHIEFKGAAKETRERVKLLIQLADNLVERGHAHAAAIKQAVAEVDQRYKDFSARMDCYKTQIEDDLGIQSDEGHKDLSIDRNSDPLLEEKIKGKDLKELNEEKRRSARRKEFIMAELLQTERTYVKDLETCIRCFLDETRCGKGNVPLGLQSRESIIFSNIEEIHQFHSNVFLRELEKYETMPEDVGHCFVVWAPKFDMYVTYCKNKPESNQLLVTHGGTWFEELQRKYRVEHPIAAYLIKPVQRITKYQLLLKDLQACCQEGQGEIKEGLEVMLNVPKKANDALHLSLLEGCDISTDALGDVVLQDSFTVWDPKQLIRKGRDRHIFLFELYLLFTKEVKDSAGKVKYVYKNRLLTSELGVTEHIEGDECKFAVWTGRAPTSDTRVVLRANSMDAKQLWVMRLREVIQETFLGKNMPKSPAKKSSSQRSSRDLEECASLDESVENLDRNSLASFGSTNTTDSDKTGVVEMTWVVADHMAAPGSRELSVTKGQQVEVLENGSSTGTTPGGVPNTGEWTLVRLPLTPGQAEPPVEGLVPTSALKQPPAASCKTSPSRKASTQQQQQSHQYHQQQQHHHPSYYQQQQINQAIVQTQQQQQQQTAVTSSTTVNTLSSSTAASIAPVTQQTASLTTSLSSAVLSPMLSEDAETTGSDGSGSTTSTNSPGNKRRGFSGRKWLPPPLRKLSQGKVEKTNTVAVSTSSSPLIGPTLKKSSSDKRFKLPSGNEHNRPGKTAFDVQEGEEGVSKEEENEEQHEVDVDVDVTCESDDTTAASSQEQNGGEDADDDLELPPPMKPITEPILVTTANGPSGSTMPSELPGKRSVERSTKILDGGATTADLSEIEQIVKERMEQHTENQERHSLMRTPNGKSLSNEEEYCNATINPIAVEELDPESTALTKRQFVIRELVETERDYVNDLKHIVEGYMALMRNPDCEIPLPEDLRGGKDKMVFGNLEAIYEWHRDFFLKALERCLERPEELGPLFKRYERKLHMYVVYCQNKPVSEYIVSEYIDTYFEELRQKLGHRLQLCDLLIKPVQRITKYQLLLREALRLTERTQRLSEIEGLRAAAHVMRVIPKAANDMMDVGRLQGFDGKITAQGKLLLHGPLLVSEISNVLTREREWQVFLFEQNIIFSEAVGKKTQFTNPAYIYKAHIQVNKMSLEDSNDDPEKFVIRSTDPRKPGLGFSCSVAEESSGPRRQEWVDTITAILQTQRDFLKAIQSPIAYQKELTKDPLRAATTTTITTTTTSEPVIRATVSVPPTLIVPGSTNRDKSNDRIRTNQQPTLQRSYTGGLDHVQPRTPSPTKSRLNFLEGFKNTLRTRSPGRNHSIPVVPGARVRLAADWGKLHAGEELIVSHLDGPGLVVSPINTKNDLWIPASLISNSAISRAWSFRPRKMVDFTKSDHAVDESTMTSEEKTPAILSSPMSIRATAGEIVRLSVETHNADRNNHATVTWKKEGEDQCIKENDRYQFQQSMGFVYLQITGCRASDSGVYHCHIKCETGSCSARISLSVIGGKSSTLVRALGSSKVEIDWDKQEISSASCSIECRTLPLQRWVPVLKQVNEPPAVLDVSPDASYSFRVIGDDGSTTSPSIVITLSRLDTDSGAEWESKQFVCRYLELDELGNGRFGIVRRARDKGTGQEVALKQIPRHKQSRLLTRAEYDVLASTHHVNIIRAFALFENAPRPGIDTIVLELVKGPTLFAYLSEKTEYTEATATRYTGQLLSALCWLHCRSRMHLDVKPENVLVDQETDQVKVIDLGEAVRTPIDEIVPPPSDLEFAAPESVLGRPTGPYTDMWAVGVFIYVLLSGLSPFLDDSVEETTANILKCDFCFPDEYFETISSDAKELLGRLLRLRGEDRANAEFCLGSPWLKISTGATILSTRMAAFIERRAHCLKLRQDHNDSFYS from the exons CTTTTCTCATTAAACCAGAAAACTTTTGGCAAAAACAGAGAACTTCATTAGGCAAacagaagaaatataattttgaa ATTAATACAATCAGCTTAGAAGCTCTTGTAAAAGTTATAGATCCTTCTCAACTCACCTCAGATTTAGATGGATCTTTGCAATATGATCATGCTCAATGGATTGATACTAGATTAGTTGTAGAAGATTTTACGTGGCAAGCAGCTGACCTTCTCGATCGATTAGATGACTTGCAAGAAGATCTTAGTCGAAATGATTTTGCTGATGATGTTGCAGGAGCTAAGCATGGCATTGATCTACATaacgaaatgaaaaagaaaattatgaaagttCCAGTAGAAGATATCGAAGTTGTTGGACAACGCCTTCTTCAGCGATTTAATAATA GTACAGCAGCAACtgggggagaaggaggaagtATTGACAATGGTGCGGCAAGTTGCGTGGATTCTGACGGACGAGCACTAGCTACTCTGGTTATACAGCATTTGGATTCCGTGCATGCCGCGCAGCAGCATCTATTACAACTATGGCATATTAAGAAGATGAAACTGGATCAGTGCTTTCAGCTACGGTTATTCGAACAGGattgtgaaaaaatgtttgattggATTTGTCACAACCGAGAGGCGTTTCTCGCTAGTTATGTGGAGATTGGTCGCTCGTATCAATTGGCTAAGAATTTGCAAGAGGAACATAAACATTTTACAATGAGTTCAATGAATGTTtatgtgaatataaataaaatcctcACAATGGCTGGTAAATTATTGGAGACGCAACATTATGCGGCTGGACATGTACGAGCAGTGGCGGGTCGTCTAGATCGAGCTTGGAAGGAATTCGCCGCGGGTCTCGACGAACGTACCGCGGTACTTAGTTTAAGTGTAGTGTTTCATCATAAAGCAGAACAGTATGTCGACAATGTAACTGGTTGGAGTCAAGCGTGCGAAATTAGCAATCTGCCTAATGAAATTCCAGTACTTGAGTCTCATATTCGCCAGCATCAAACTCTTTACGAGGCAATGTGTCAGGCATATACGGAG GTTTACAATACATATCAAGCATTATTGAGCGGCCTGGGTTCAATGCTGCAAGTATGTCATAATGTGAACGCCCGTTCTTCAGGGTTGGATACATTTCGCGTCGATTAT GGTCAAGATGGACATAATATTGATAGTTATACCGGTACGAGCGGTAATCCGGCGGCTGATTACAGTGAAGGTGCATCCCATGTATTAGCTGTTATTCATCAGATTCTTGGTCATCATAGAGCGTTGGAAGCTCGTTGGCACGCCCGCAAAGTCAAGCTTCATCAACGACTTGCATTAAA attgttTCAAGAAGATGTAAAACAAGTTCTCGACTGGCTGACGAACCACGGCGAAGTgttcattagaaaaaatacaGGTGTAGGTCGTAACCTACAGAAAGCGCGCGTCTATCAAAAAAGTCATgaacattttgaaaatgttgcacaa aataCTTATACAAATGCAACCAAATTGTTAACCGCTGCCGAAGAACTCGCTCACACGGGTGAATGCGCGCCCGACGAGATATACGCAGTGGCACAAGAATTGGAGACTCACGTTAGTAGTTTTGCAGCGAGAGTCGAGCAACGACGTCGCAGATTAGATCTTGCAGTGGTATTTTACACTCACGAGAAAGag CTCATTGGGTGGGTAGATGAGTTACGTCAAGAAATGCAACAGGATGAGGTAGCGGAGAATCTGGAGACGGCGGAAAGATTGTTGGAACAATGCGCGCAACATAGATCGTCTTGTCTTGAAGCATGTGCTTCGACAATAGCCCAAGGCGAAGCTTTGCTACAAGAACTTCGCGAAGCGACTGATGCACCCGACACAACGGGCTCGATATCGGCGGTGGAATCGGCCTTAGATAGATTGGCGAGTCTGCGGCAAGAATTGGAAGATTTGTGGGCCACGAAAAAGCTAAGACTAGAATTATGTTTGCGATTACGCGTTTTCGAACGAGATGCGTTAGAAGCGAGCGGTCAGTTAGAAATGTGGGCGCAGGAATTGCAAGGTCCGCCACGAGAAGGCTCTCCCGAACAATTGTTGCGTGTGCATAATGATGGAGTTGCTCACATGCAGAATACTGCTTTTCAAATACTTCATCGTGGTCAGGAATTGGCACAAGTCTTGGAAGAAGCGGGAGTATGTATTATGGCAGATGGTCAGCACAGCGCTGCAGCGCGAGTACAGGTGCTTCTCGAGTTTTTAAACGAGAGAGAATTGGACGCGGAAGATCTCGCAGAAATGCGAAGGGTACGGTTGGAACAGGCCTCTCAATTGTTACAACTGCAGACGGACGCTTCCCACGTGATTAAATGGATACGAAACGGCGAATCGATATTATTGGCTTCGCTTAGGATACCAGACGATTTCGAGGATGCCGAGCAATTGGGAAAAGAACACTATCATTTTCAACTCGCGATAACAAATACTCACGCCTCCGCTGTGCAAGTGAAGCATAAGGCAGACTCTTTAATAAGTGGAAATCATTACGACCCAAAAAGTATTAGGGAAGTCGCGGAGGACGTTACTAAACGGTGGCAGCAACTAGTGACTTGTGCGGAAGAACGACATAAATTGATTACCGccagtttaaatttttacaaaacagtGGACTCGGTACGTTCGGTTCTTGACAGTTTAGAGTTACAATATAACGTGGATGATGACTGGTGCGCCGACGGAGAAAAGGCCGCCGGAATACCAGCAAATATCACTAGACATCAGGAGCAAAAGGAAGCCTTTCTTAAGGCATGTACGCTGGTACGACGAACCGGGGAAACTTTCTTAAAGTATATCAATCGTAGCCTACAATTTTATAGCTATCACGCTAACAGCGCCGGTTCCGCAAATAAagtcaaaaatattctcgagGAGCTGGTTAGTAAGGAAAACAAGGTGCTCGAGTTTTGGACTCAGCGAAAGAAACGCTTAGATCAATGTCATCAATACGTTCTGTTTGAACGTAGCGCGAAACAGGCACTCGAATGGATAAAAGAGACTGGAGAGTTGTATTTAGCGACGCATACCAACGTCGGTAAGAATCGCATTGAAAATGAACAATTGTTGCAAGAGCACATCGAGTTTAAGGGCGCAGCGAAGGAAACGCGAGAGAGAGTGAAATTGTTGATTCAACTCGCTGACAATTTAGTCGAAAGAGGTCACGCTCATGCCGCGGCGATCAAGCAGGCAGTTGCCGAGGTCGATCAgcgatataaagattttagcGCGCGAATGGATTGCTACAAGACGCAGATCGAAGATGATCTCGGCATTCAGTCCGACGAGGGACACAAAGATCTCTCCATCGATCGTAATTCGGATCCGTTGTTGGAGGAGAAGATCAAGGGTAAAGATCTCAAGGAATTGAAcgaggaaaagagaagatCTGCGCGAAGGAAAGAGTTTATTATGGCTGAACTTTTGCAAACCGAGCGTACATACGTAAAAGATTTGGAGACTTGTATTCGTTGCTTTCTAGACGAAACGCGATGCGGAAAGGGAAACGTTCCGTTGGGTCTGCAAAGCCgagaatcaataatttttagtaatatagaGGAAATACATCAGTTTCATAGCAATGTATTTCTACGCGAGTTAGAAAAGTATGAAACCATGCCGGAAGACGTTGGACATTGCTTTGTAGTATGG GCACCTAAATTCGACATGTACGTgacttattgtaaaaataagcCCGAGAGCAATCAGCTGTTGGTAACGCACGGTGGAACATGGTTTGAGGAATTGCAGAGAAAGTATAGAGTAGAACATCCTATTGCTGCGTATTTAATCAAACCTGTACAGAGAATTACTAAATATCAGCTGCTACTTAAGGATTTACAG gcTTGTTGCCAAGAGGGACAGGGCGAAATAAAAGAAGGATTAGAAGTGATGTTAAATGTGCCTAAAAAAGCTAATGATGCCTTACACTTAAGTCTATTGGAAGGTTGCGATATTAGTACAGATGCGCTCGGTGATGTCGTACTACAGGATTCGTTCACGGTATGGGACCCGAAACAATTGATTAGGAAAGGAAGAGATCGTCACATATTTCTTTTCGAATTGTATCTTCTCTTCACGAAGGAAGTCAAAGATTCTGCCGGAAAG gtaaaatatgtttataaaaatcgcCTGTTGACTTCCGAGTTGGGCGTAACCGAACATATCGAAGGCGACGAATGCAAATTCGCAGTATGGACAGGACGAGCTCCGACCAGCGATACTCGCGTAGTGCTGCGAGCGAATTCGATGGATGCGAAGCAGCTATGGGTGATGAGGTTACGCGAGGTTATACAGGAGACCTTTTTGGGCAAAAATATGCCTAAGAGCCCTGCTAAAAAGAGCTCCAGTCAACGCTCCAGCAGAGATTTGGAGGAATGCGCGTCTTTGGATGAAAGTGTGGAGAATCTTGATAGAAATTCATTGGCTTCCTTTGGATCGACTAATACTACGGATTCTGATAAG aCCGGAGTAGTCGAAATGACATGGGTGGTCGCTGATCATATGGCGGCGCCGGGCTCGAGAGAACTCAGCGTGACGAAAGGGCAGCAGGTCGAGGTGTTGGAGAACGGCAGTAGCACCGGTACCACCCCCGGTGGGGTTCCCAATACTGGTGAATGGACTCTGGTACGTTTACCACTCACGCCAGGACAAGCCGAACCTCCTGTGGAGGGCCTAGTGCCCACCAGCGCTCTGAAACAGCCACCGGCCGCCTCCTGCAAAACTTCGCCGTCCAGAAAAGCGTCCAcgcaacagcagcaacagtCGCATCAGTATcatcaacaacaacaacatcaTCATCCGTCGTACTATCAACAGCAGCAAATCAATCAGGCAATCGTCCAAacacaacagcagcagcaacagcaaacTGCCGTCACATCGTCGACTACAGTCAATACATTGTCGTCGAGCACTGCAGCTAGCATCGCACCGGTCACGCAGCAGACGGCTTCGTTGACGACTTCGTTGTCGTCTGCCGTCCTATCGCCGATGTTATCGGAGGATGCAG AAACTACCGGAAGCGACGGTAGTGGGTCAACGACTAGTACAAATTCACCTGGCAACAAGAGGCGAGGTTTTAGCGG ACGGAAGTGGCTCCCACCGCCTTTACGCAAACTTAGCCAAGGTAAAGTGGAGAAAACCAATACTGTAGCTGTGTCGACGTCATCGTCTCCTTTGATTGGACCGACTTTGAAGAAAAGCAGCTCGGATAAACGCTTTAAATTACCGAGCGGCAATGAGCATAATCGACCTGGCAAAACTGCGTTCGATGTCCAAGAGGGTGAAGAAGGCGTTAGTAAGGAGGAGGAGAATGAAGAGCAGCATGAAGTCGATGTAGATGTAGACGTTACATGTGAAAGCGACGATACGACAGCGGCAAGTTCGCAAGAACAAAACGGTGGTGAGGATGCCGACGATGATTTGGAACTTCCTCCTCCGATGAAACCTATAACCGAACCGATACTTGTAACAACCGCGAATGGTCCGTCAGGATCTACGATGCCGAGTGAATTGCCTGGAAAACGA tcTGTTGAGCGTTCGACGAAAATTCTCGATGGCGGCGCCACGACGGCCGATCTATCGGAGATTGAGCAGATTGTAAAGGAAAGAATG GAGCAACACACAGAAAATCAAGAGAGGCACAGTCTTATGCGAACCCCTAATGGGAAATCGTTGAGCAATGAGGAAGAATATTGTAATGCGACCATTAATCCCATCGCTGTCGAAGAATTAGATCCGGAAAGTACTGCACTCACCAAGCGGCAATTTGTTATTCGCGAGCTGGTAGAAACCGAGAGAGACTACGTCAATGATTTGAAGCACATAGTCGAAGGTTATATGGCACTAATGCGAAATCCCGATTGTGAGATTCCCTTACCGGAAGATTTGCGCGGTGGAAAGGATAAGATGGTTTTCGGTAACTTAGAAGCTATCTACGAGTGGCACAGAGA TTTTTTCCTTAAAGCTTTGGAACGTTGCTTAGAACGCCCTGAAGAGCTCGGACCTCTTTTTAAACGTTACGAGCGCAAGTTACATATGTACGTGGtttattgtcaaaataaacCCGTTTCGGAATACATTGTGTCtgaatatatagatacatattttgaG GAACTTAGACAAAAACTTGGACATCGTTTGCAACTCTGCGACTTGCTGATCAAGCCCGTACAAAGGATTACAAAATATCAACTTCTTCTACGGGAGGCATTGCGCCTCACTGAACGAACCCAAAGGTTATCGGAAATCGAAGGCCTCAGAGCGGCAGCTCATGTCATGCGAGTTATTCCTAAAGCTGCAAACGATATGATGGACGTTGGGAGATTACAAGGTTTCGAT GGGAAAATAACAGCACAAGGAAAACTCTTACTGCATGGACCGCTTCTAGTATCagaaatatcaaatgtatTGACAAGAGAAAGGGAATGGCAAGTCTTTCTTTTCgagcaaaatattatctttagcGAAGCTGTCGGCAAGAAGACACAATTTACCAATCCTGCCTACATATACAAAGCACATATTcag GTGAACAAAATGAGTCTCGAAGATTCGAATGACGATCCGGAGAAATTTGTCATTCGATCAACGGATCCTCGAAAGCCCGGGCTAGGATTTTCTTGTAGCGTAGCGGAAGAAAGTAGTGGACCGCGCAGGCAGGAATGGGTAGACACGATCACTGCCATCCTGCAAACTCAGCGCGATTTTCTCAAGGCGATACAGTCACCGATTGCCTACCAGAAGGAACTTACCAAAGATCCACT CCGTGCCGcaaccaccaccaccatcaccaccacTACCACATCAGAACCCGTGATTCGAGCAACCGTATCGGTTCCTCCGACGCTGATAGTCCCCGGGTCGACGAATCGAGACAAGAGTAACGATCGAATAAGGACGAATCAACAGCCAACGTTGCAGCGCTCTTATACCGGAGGATTGGATCATGTGCAACCACGTACACCCAGCCCGACAAAGAGTAGGCTAAACTTCTTGGAAGGATTTAAGAATACTTTACGCACACGCTCGCCAGGTCGCAACCACTCCATTCCG GTCGTTCCAGGTGCTCGCGTAAGATTAGCTGCGGATTGGGGAAAGTTACATGCCGGAGAGGAATTGATCGTCTCTCATCTCGATGGTCCGGGTTTAGTGGTATCTCCGATTAATACCAAGAATGACCTATGGATTCCAGCGAGTCTTATTTCGAACTCTGCAATCAGTCGAGCATGGTCATTTCGACCGCGAAAGATGGTTGATTTTACGAAAAGCGATCATGCTGTCGATGAATCGACGATGACGTCCGAGGAGAAGACGCCGGCTATTCTGAGCAGCCCGATGTCGATTCGCGCGACCGCCGGAGAAATTGTTAGACTCTCTGTCGAGACGCACAATGCGGACCGCAACAATCATGCGACTGTAACCTGGAAAAAGGAAGGAGAGGATCAATGTATAAAAGAGAACGATCGATACCAGTTTCAACAGAGCATGGGCTTTGTATACTTGCAAATCACCGGTTGCCGGGCTTCGGACTCTGGCGTATATCATTGTCACATCAAATGCGAAACGGGCTCCTGCTCTGCGAGGATTTCTCTGTCTGTCATAG GCGGAAAGAGCAGTACTTTAGTACGCGCGTTAGGATCTTCGAAAGTGGAAATCGATTGGGATAAACAAGAGATTAGTAGTGCGTCATGTAGCATAGAATGTCGAACTTTACCATTGCAACGATGGGTGCCAGTATTGAAGCAAGTTAATGAACCACCCGCTGTGCTGGATGTGTCACCGGACGCTTCGTATAGTTTTCGTGTGATAGGTGATGATGGAAGCACAACTTCGCCATCGATCGTGATAACATTATCAAGATTAGACACAGACAGCGGAGCTGAATGGGAATCGAAGCAGTTTGTCTGTAGATATTTGGAGCTGGACGAGCTGGGTAATGGTAGATTCGGCATAGTTCGTCGTGCCAGAGACAAGGGCACCGGTCAAGAGGTGGCTCTCAAGCAAATTCCGCGACACAAACAATCGAGATTACTGACGCGGGCGGAATATGATGTGCTAGCCTCCACTCATCACGTCAACATCATCAGAGCATTTGCTCTATTTGAGAACGCGCCACGACCCGGCATAGACACTATCGTTTTGGAACT gGTCAAGGGCCCGACGTTATTTGCATACCTGAGTGAGAAAACTGAGTACACTGAAGCGACAGCGACGCGATACACTGGTCAGCTGTTGTCTGCACTGTGCTGGTTACACTGTCGCAGCCGAATGCATTTGGATGTGAAACCAGAAAATGTTCTCGTCGATCAAGAGACGGATCAAGTGAAAGTGATAGATCTGGGGGAAGCGGTGAGGACTCCGATCGACGAAATTGTACCGCCTCCCTCTGATCTGGAATTTGCCGCGCCAGAATCGGTGCTAGGTAGACCGACCGGTCCTTACACTGACATGTGGGCTGTCGGAGTTTTTATTTACGTTCTGCTAAg TGGTTTGTCACCTTTTCTGGACGATTCTGTGGAAGAGACCACCGCTAACATACTCAAGTGCGATTTCTGTTTTCCCGATGAATATTTCGAGACAATATCCAGTGATGCGAAAGAGCTCCTCGGAAGATTACTGCGTTTGCGTGGCGAGGATCGAGCGAATGCCGAATTTTGTCTTGGTTCGCCGTGGTTGAAG atatCGACTGGTGCTACCATACTGTCTACAAGAATGGCTGCATTTATAGAACGTCGTGCGCACTGTCTTAAATTGCGTCAAGACCATAATGAcagtttttattcttaa